A window of the Eulemur rufifrons isolate Redbay chromosome 6, OSU_ERuf_1, whole genome shotgun sequence genome harbors these coding sequences:
- the MS4A2 gene encoding high affinity immunoglobulin epsilon receptor subunit beta: protein MDTENSSRAQLALPNPQWSPSVPEPGLSEISLRDSTLRKKSPPQRTWLTFLKKELEFLGVTQILTGLICLCFGTIVCSVFNVSDFEEDIFSSFKVGYPFWGAVFFAISGFLSIISERKNADYLVRGRLGANTGSSIAGGTGIVFLIINLKNSMSYVDYSCKDVFDSDNCFVASFSTEIVILILFLTVLGFCSAVSLTVYGVGEELRRSKVPEDRLYEELNIYSPIYSVLEETVEESPATDS from the exons ATGGACACGGAAAATAGCAGCAGAGCACAGCTCGCTCTCCCAAATCCACAATGGTCCCCCAG TGTACCTGAACCTGGACTCTCAGAAATCTCTCTCCGTGATAGCACTCTACGAAAGAAGTCCCCACCACAACGTACATGGCTGACATTTCTGAAAAAAGAGCTGGAATTCCTGGGG GTAACACAAATTCTGACTGGTTTGATATGTCTTTGCTTTGGAACAATTGTCTGCTCTGTATTCAATGTTTCAGACTTTGAAGAAgatattttttcatcatttaaagtGGGCTATCCATTTTGGGGAGCAGTATTT TTTGCTATTTCTggatttttgtcaattatatctgAAAGGAAAAATGCAGACTATCTG GTGAGAGGACGCCTGGGGGCAAACACTGGCAGCAGCATAGCTGGGGGAACAGGAATTGTCTTCCTGATCATCAACCTAAAGAACAGCATGTCTTATGTTGACTACAGTTGCAAAGACGTTTTTGACTCTGACAACTGCTTTGTGGCTTCTTTTTCCACT GAAATTGTGATCCTGATACTGTTTCTCACTGTTCTGGGGTTCTGCAGTGCAGTGTCACTCACGGTATATGGGGTTGGAGAAGAACTCAGAAGAAGTAAG GTTCCAGAAGATCGACTTTATGAAGAATTAAACATATATTCACCTATTTACAGTGTGTTGGAAGAGACAGTGGAAGAGTCTCCTGCCACTGATTCATAA
- the MS4A6A gene encoding membrane-spanning 4-domains subfamily A member 6A — protein sequence MISQPMTNETVVVLSTNGSNLSQTEKSHPTNQRQDSLKKYLKDEVNVIGAIQIFCGVIVLNLGIILACASYSRHFTDVFSTLLQSSYPFTGSLCFVISGSLSIITEKRSTRTLVHGSLAGSILSTLAALVGFILLSVTLAAVTPASLEWNFVSDADLHHAGVLPSCAHRCALVETGSL from the exons ATGATATCGCAACCCATGACCAATGAGACCGTTGTGGTGCTCTCAACAAATGGCAGCAACCTCTCCCAAACGGAGAAATCCCACCCCACCAACCAGAGGCAAGATAGCCTGAAGAAATATCTAAAGGATGAAGTCAACGTTATTGGG GCTATCCAGATCTTTTGTGGCGTGATAGTGCTAAACTTGGGAATCATTTTAGCATGTGCTTCCTACTCTCGACATTTTACCGATGTGTTTTCTACCCTGTTGCAGTCAAGTTACCCATTCACAGGATCCTTGTGT TTTGTCATTTCTGGCTCTCTGTCAATCATCACGGAGAAAAGGTCAACTAGGACTTTG GTTCACGGCAGCCTGGCTGGAAGCATTCTGAGCACTCTGGCTGCTCTAGTGGGTTTCATTctcctctctgtcaccctggctgctgTGACTCCTGCTTCACTGGAGT GGAACTTTGTCTCTGATGCTGATTTGCACCATGCTGGAGTTCTGCCTAGCTGTGCTCACCGCTGTGCTTTGGTGGAAACAGGCTCACTCTGA